A stretch of Nitrospirota bacterium DNA encodes these proteins:
- a CDS encoding type II toxin-antitoxin system prevent-host-death family antitoxin, giving the protein MLKALALPKVEYITSPEGKPKSVVLSIEDWKRISETLKIMSNKALMQSIRRAKHQLRTNTKLLSLKEVLENL; this is encoded by the coding sequence ATGCTAAAAGCGCTTGCATTGCCAAAGGTTGAATACATAACTTCACCTGAAGGCAAACCCAAATCTGTTGTACTCAGCATTGAGGACTGGAAGCGAATAAGTGAAACCCTCAAAATAATGTCTAACAAGGCATTAATGCAGTCTATCCGGCGCGCAAAGCATCAGTTGCGCACTAACACTAAATTACTTTCCCTCAAAGAGGTACTGGAAAATTTATAA